GGAGACGGTGGTTATCCCGGGAGGGCAGCAGCGTGATCTCTCCGGAAATGTCCGTATCTTGTTCCACTTGCACAGGTTCGTTCAGGTAGAGGAGTGCCTGCTTCCAGTGCGTGACCGGATGAAAAGGCGAAGTGGACAGCACCAGCGGTTTCTCCGAGTCCCCTCCGGGGAAGGTCACCTGGAACCAGATGGCAAAGCCGTGCATGGGCGCCGAGCCGTAGCAACTGAAGCGGAAGCGtccacccaccccagcctccagctCCTGCTCCAGGCCGGTGCGGGCCAGCTCCAGCTGAGCAAAGCGCTGCGGCCGGGCCAGTACATCCTCCCCAGACAAACCCTGCACCACGATCTCCGAGTGGCCCATAAGGCAGCGAGTGGCGAAGCTCTCCAGGCAGCTCATGTCCACACCATAGAGCTGCTTCACCTGGCTCCAGAAGCCTAGGCGCAACTCCAGCATCTGGTCGCTGATGGGCGCCACGAAGAGCTCGGCGGAAGCCGGCAGGAGAAGACCGCCCTCCTTCAGCCATTTGGTCCGCGCGTGGAGCACAGAGCTCAGCATGGACTCGTGCAAGAGTCCGTAGCCCATCCACTCGCTCACGATGGCATCCACCTGCTCCGGCAACTCCACCGTCTCCACTGGCCCCGGCAAGACGTGCACCCGGTCCTCCAGGCCGTTGAGCCGCACCACCTCCCGGGCCTGTTGCCAGATGGCGCTGGCCTCCACC
Above is a window of Panthera uncia isolate 11264 chromosome C1 unlocalized genomic scaffold, Puncia_PCG_1.0 HiC_scaffold_4, whole genome shotgun sequence DNA encoding:
- the PRMT6 gene encoding protein arginine N-methyltransferase 6, which codes for MSQPKKRKLESGGGGEGGEGAEEEDGGEQEAALPRPRRARRERDQLYYECYSDISVHEEMIADRVRTDAYRLGILRNWSALRGKTVLDVGAGTGILSIFCVQAGARRVYAVEASAIWQQAREVVRLNGLEDRVHVLPGPVETVELPEQVDAIVSEWMGYGLLHESMLSSVLHARTKWLKEGGLLLPASAELFVAPISDQMLELRLGFWSQVKQLYGVDMSCLESFATRCLMGHSEIVVQGLSGEDVLARPQRFAQLELARTGLEQELEAGVGGRFRFSCYGSAPMHGFAIWFQVTFPGGDSEKPLVLSTSPFHPVTHWKQALLYLNEPVQVEQDTDISGEITLLPSRDNHRLLRVLLRYKVGDQEEKTKDFAMED